In Halobacillus amylolyticus, the following proteins share a genomic window:
- a CDS encoding ABC-F family ATP-binding cassette domain-containing protein: MSLLSVEQLSKSYSDKELFTNLSFTISNQQRIGLIGVNGTGKSTLMKIIAEIESGDTGTTQHAKDFTIEYLPQDPELQVEKTVLEQIYYGDSSVMVAIREYEQILRRLQVHPEDEQIQNQLLKLQQRMDETGAWEANTQAKTILTKLGVVDFDKKVKELSGGQRKRVALAKALIQPADLLLLDEPTNHLDNETIEWLEEYLAQFRGSLMVVTHDRYFLNRVTNIIYELDKGKLYTYEGNYQTFLEKKAEREEWERQAEQKHQNTLRRELAWLKRGAKARTTKQKARKQRVETMQEQNFNTNKQDVDMAIGSSRLGKQVIELQNISHAFGAESIIEDFNYLIVPDERLGIIGPNGSGKTTLLNIMAQRLNPDHGDLTIGSTVNIGYYTQDHEEMDESLKVIEYIKEVAEVISTADGEEITAEQMLERFLFPRPQQWTYIKRLSGGERRRLYLLRVLMSEPNVLFLDEPTNDLDTETLSILEGYLEQFPGVVITVSHDRYFLDRVVDKLLVFGGNGGIETFYGNYSEHLEQTQVRQKQQAMQVQSTVSEQEETRRSNRSRKLSYREKQEWKTIEDEITTLEEQIEAIDEQVSEAGSDYNKVEELYKKKEELEQQLEAKMNRWEELSLIVEGIEK, encoded by the coding sequence ATGAGTCTATTGTCTGTTGAGCAACTGAGTAAAAGCTACAGTGATAAAGAACTGTTTACCAATCTATCGTTCACTATTTCAAACCAGCAGCGCATTGGTTTAATTGGTGTCAACGGGACTGGGAAATCAACATTAATGAAGATTATTGCTGAGATTGAATCAGGTGATACTGGAACAACTCAGCACGCGAAAGATTTTACGATAGAATATTTACCTCAAGATCCTGAACTGCAGGTAGAGAAAACCGTGTTAGAACAAATTTATTACGGTGATTCTTCTGTGATGGTTGCGATTAGAGAGTATGAACAAATTTTACGGCGGCTTCAAGTTCATCCTGAGGATGAGCAGATTCAAAATCAACTGCTTAAACTACAGCAAAGAATGGATGAAACAGGTGCTTGGGAAGCAAATACACAAGCAAAGACGATTTTGACAAAACTTGGTGTAGTGGATTTTGATAAAAAGGTGAAAGAGCTTTCCGGCGGCCAGCGAAAACGGGTAGCCCTGGCTAAGGCCTTAATTCAGCCGGCCGACCTTTTGCTGCTTGATGAACCGACGAACCATTTGGATAATGAAACGATTGAATGGCTTGAGGAATATTTAGCGCAATTTAGAGGCTCATTGATGGTTGTAACTCATGACCGCTATTTCCTGAATCGGGTGACAAATATTATTTATGAGCTCGATAAAGGTAAGCTGTACACGTATGAAGGGAATTATCAAACCTTTTTAGAAAAGAAAGCGGAGCGGGAAGAGTGGGAAAGGCAAGCAGAACAAAAGCATCAGAACACCCTTAGAAGGGAGTTGGCCTGGTTAAAACGCGGGGCCAAGGCACGAACGACAAAGCAAAAGGCTAGAAAACAACGAGTTGAGACGATGCAGGAGCAAAATTTTAATACAAATAAGCAAGACGTTGATATGGCTATCGGCTCGTCACGTTTAGGGAAGCAGGTCATTGAATTACAGAATATCTCCCACGCTTTTGGTGCCGAGTCGATTATAGAAGACTTTAACTATTTAATAGTACCTGATGAACGTTTGGGGATTATTGGGCCCAATGGCTCCGGGAAAACAACTTTGTTAAATATTATGGCGCAGCGTCTTAACCCTGACCATGGGGATTTGACCATTGGCTCTACTGTGAATATCGGCTATTACACACAAGATCACGAAGAAATGGATGAATCACTAAAGGTCATCGAATATATTAAGGAAGTTGCTGAGGTGATTTCTACAGCAGATGGGGAAGAAATTACAGCTGAACAAATGCTTGAAAGGTTCCTTTTTCCAAGGCCACAACAATGGACGTATATTAAACGATTATCTGGCGGGGAACGCCGGAGACTCTATTTATTACGTGTGCTCATGAGTGAACCGAATGTCCTTTTCCTCGACGAGCCAACGAACGACCTTGATACGGAAACGTTAAGTATTCTAGAGGGATATTTAGAACAATTCCCAGGTGTCGTCATTACCGTTTCACACGATCGCTATTTCTTGGATCGAGTGGTTGATAAGCTGCTTGTGTTTGGAGGAAATGGGGGCATTGAAACGTTCTATGGCAATTATTCTGAACATCTCGAACAAACGCAGGTGAGGCAGAAGCAACAGGCGATGCAAGTGCAAAGTACCGTCTCAGAGCAAGAGGAAACGAGAAGGTCGAATCGTAGCCGTAAATTATCTTATCGGGAAAAACAAGAATGGAAGACCATTGAGGATGAAATAACCACGCTTGAGGAACAAATAGAAGCTATTGATGAACAGGTTTCTGAAGCGGGGAGCGACTACAATAAGGTCGAGGAGCTATATAAAAAGAAAGAAGAATTAGAACAACAGTTGGAAGCGAAAATGAACCGCTGGGAAGAGCTATCCCTCATCGTTGAAGGAATAGAGAAATAA
- a CDS encoding aminopeptidase — MLLPSQEQLEKYAQLALQTGVNLQKDQKLMINSTVEGAPFTRIIARKAYEMGAEDVHIVWTDDELTRLRYEHADVEVLKEVPDWQKDMYSYFGEEGAAILSVRSTDPDLLKGIDAGKVAAATKARSEAMTKFRGFTMNDRIQWSIVSIPIPAWAQKIFPNETEENAVAKLWEQIFSIVRVNQEDPVAAWEEHNRKLRQAREFLNKKKYSKLIYKAPGTDLEVELPENHIWKGGAAQTAEGKVPFNPNMPTEEVFTAPHKYGVNGQVSSTKPLNYGGNVIDHFTLTFKEGKVVDFKAEEGEETLKHLLDTDEGSRRLGELALVPHESPISQSGLIFYNTLYDENASCHLALGKAYPNNVEGGSDMSESELDQSGVNHSLSHVDFMMGSGELDIDGVLEDGSTESVMRKGSWAISFE, encoded by the coding sequence ATGTTATTACCTAGTCAGGAACAATTGGAGAAGTATGCACAACTTGCTTTGCAAACGGGTGTAAATTTACAGAAAGATCAAAAGCTTATGATTAACTCAACGGTAGAAGGCGCGCCATTTACTCGTATAATTGCCAGAAAAGCTTATGAAATGGGTGCCGAGGATGTACACATTGTTTGGACTGATGATGAGTTAACCCGTTTACGCTATGAGCATGCGGATGTAGAAGTATTGAAGGAGGTCCCTGATTGGCAGAAAGATATGTATAGTTATTTCGGTGAAGAGGGGGCAGCAATTCTGTCTGTTCGTTCAACAGATCCAGACCTACTAAAAGGAATTGACGCAGGAAAAGTAGCTGCTGCAACTAAAGCTCGGTCTGAAGCGATGACGAAGTTTAGAGGGTTTACAATGAATGATCGCATTCAATGGTCAATTGTGAGTATTCCAATTCCAGCTTGGGCACAAAAGATCTTTCCAAATGAGACAGAGGAAAATGCTGTTGCTAAGTTGTGGGAGCAAATCTTCAGTATCGTAAGAGTGAACCAGGAGGATCCTGTGGCAGCATGGGAGGAACACAACCGTAAATTAAGACAGGCACGTGAGTTTTTAAATAAGAAGAAATATAGCAAACTAATTTACAAAGCACCTGGTACAGACCTGGAGGTTGAATTGCCGGAAAATCACATTTGGAAAGGCGGTGCCGCTCAAACCGCCGAAGGGAAAGTGCCATTCAATCCGAATATGCCGACAGAGGAAGTGTTCACTGCTCCCCATAAATACGGCGTAAACGGTCAAGTATCAAGTACAAAACCGCTTAATTATGGCGGTAACGTTATCGATCATTTCACACTCACCTTTAAAGAGGGCAAGGTGGTAGATTTCAAAGCTGAAGAGGGTGAAGAAACACTTAAGCATCTATTGGATACAGATGAAGGTTCTCGCAGGCTGGGAGAACTTGCCCTTGTTCCACATGAATCACCGATTTCCCAGTCCGGATTAATTTTTTACAACACGCTTTATGATGAAAATGCCTCTTGCCATTTAGCTTTAGGAAAAGCTTATCCTAACAACGTAGAAGGGGGCTCAGACATGAGTGAATCTGAACTTGATCAGAGTGGCGTGAATCACAGCTTAAGTCATGTTGATTTCATGATGGGATCAGGCGAACTGGATATTGATGGTGTGCTAGAAGATGGATCAACAGAGTCCGTAATGAGAAAAGGAAGCTGGGCCATATCTTTTGAATAA
- a CDS encoding alanine/glycine:cation symporter family protein, which produces MEGLLTELNNWMWGYILVAALLGLGLYFTIRLNFAQFRYIPEMFRVLFDKRAISAKGKKGTSPFQAFAISTASRVGTGNLAGVAAAISVGGPGAVFWMWMVALLGGASSFIESTLAQVYKVPNKDQYRGGPAYYMEKGLNNRTLGIVFAVTITFTYGLVFSSVQSNTIRLAFERSFDIERWTMGIILTIIVALIIFGGLKRIAQVTQFVVPIMAIFYIILAGYVLIANIGGIPQMLSMIFQGAFGFREVAGGTFGGMILVGVKRGLFSNEAGMGSAPNAAATSEVSHPVKQGLIQTLGVFTDTLLICSATAVIILFSGEYTGSDLDGIQLTQLAFETQLGQWAAIFIAIAIFLFAFSSIIGNYYYGETNIEFIKGSATGMFIYRLAVLAMVLFGAVAEFGLVWSLADLTMGIMALINLYAIFRLSKVAYAALKDYSSQRKQGKDPVFYQDHLPGVKGMEYWHRDQTSEKEH; this is translated from the coding sequence ATGGAAGGTTTATTAACAGAATTGAATAATTGGATGTGGGGTTACATACTTGTAGCAGCATTATTAGGTCTTGGTCTTTATTTTACTATTCGTTTGAATTTTGCTCAATTTCGTTATATTCCTGAAATGTTTCGAGTCTTGTTCGATAAGAGGGCAATTTCTGCTAAAGGGAAGAAAGGGACGTCACCGTTCCAGGCATTCGCGATCAGTACAGCATCTCGTGTAGGTACAGGGAACTTAGCAGGTGTGGCTGCGGCCATTTCTGTTGGTGGTCCAGGAGCTGTTTTCTGGATGTGGATGGTGGCTCTTTTAGGCGGGGCATCAAGCTTTATTGAGAGTACATTGGCCCAAGTATATAAAGTACCTAATAAAGATCAATATCGCGGCGGTCCGGCTTATTACATGGAAAAAGGGCTGAACAATCGGACGTTGGGAATTGTCTTTGCTGTTACGATCACCTTTACATATGGGCTTGTATTCAGTTCTGTACAGTCCAATACCATTCGATTGGCTTTTGAACGCTCCTTTGATATTGAAAGATGGACCATGGGGATTATTCTTACCATTATTGTTGCCCTGATTATTTTTGGTGGTCTAAAACGGATTGCACAGGTTACTCAATTTGTTGTACCAATTATGGCGATCTTCTACATCATTTTAGCCGGGTATGTACTTATCGCTAATATTGGCGGCATCCCTCAGATGCTCAGTATGATCTTTCAGGGGGCGTTTGGATTTCGTGAGGTAGCTGGCGGAACGTTCGGCGGAATGATTCTAGTGGGCGTGAAGCGCGGGTTATTCTCAAATGAAGCCGGCATGGGTAGTGCCCCGAACGCTGCAGCAACTTCAGAGGTGAGTCACCCTGTAAAACAAGGTTTGATTCAAACACTTGGTGTATTCACTGATACCCTGCTGATCTGTAGTGCAACGGCAGTTATCATCTTGTTCTCAGGTGAATACACAGGTTCAGATCTTGATGGCATACAACTAACTCAATTAGCTTTTGAGACTCAGTTGGGACAGTGGGCAGCGATCTTTATTGCTATTGCCATTTTCCTATTTGCATTTAGTTCCATAATCGGAAATTATTATTATGGGGAAACGAATATTGAATTCATTAAGGGAAGTGCAACAGGGATGTTTATTTATCGACTTGCCGTTCTTGCGATGGTTCTATTTGGCGCTGTTGCTGAATTTGGCCTTGTTTGGTCTCTTGCTGATCTGACAATGGGTATTATGGCGTTGATCAACCTTTATGCCATCTTTAGGCTATCTAAAGTGGCTTATGCAGCATTAAAAGATTACAGTAGTCAGCGAAAGCAAGGGAAAGATCCTGTTTTCTATCAGGATCATTTACCTGGTGTCAAAGGGATGGAATACTGGCATAGGGATCAAACGAGCGAAAAAGAGCATTAA
- a CDS encoding BCCT family transporter has protein sequence MHQKQTGKIDWPVFIISGGALLLFVILALIDINWIESFVNTTFAWSVTYFGAFWQLLMLATFFVGLWLAFSKYGKIKLGGIDKPELSLYKWLSIIMATLLAGGGVFWAAAEPMFHFLTTPPYLSHLGIEAGTEAAINPALAQSFMHWGFLAWAILGTISAVVMMYGHYHKGMPMKPRTLLYPIFGEKIRENWFGTLVDAFSIIAVAAGTIGPIGFLGLQASYGLQEIFGIPNEFSTQVLIIIAVVLISTISAITGLYKGIQFLSSFNVRLALGLMIFIVIFGPGGFIIDHFVSSFGFYVDQFIPMSTFRGDSDWLSLWTVFFWGWFIGYGPMMAILVSRISRGRTIREIIVAISIFAPIISTFWFTILGGSGIFFELQNPGSISEALNAAGKPAAMFAITEQFPLAAIISPLFLLLTILFVVTTSDSMSYTIAMAVTGEGNPKKWLRVFWSVIMGAIAAILLITGDSGITQLQNFIVVTAVPVSLLLLPMIWLAPRVARQMAIEQNIKK, from the coding sequence ATGCATCAGAAACAAACCGGTAAAATAGACTGGCCTGTCTTTATAATTAGTGGCGGGGCTTTGCTATTATTTGTTATTTTAGCACTTATTGATATTAACTGGATCGAATCATTTGTTAACACAACTTTTGCCTGGTCAGTCACTTATTTTGGTGCGTTCTGGCAACTATTAATGTTAGCGACTTTCTTTGTTGGTTTATGGCTGGCATTTTCTAAATATGGAAAAATCAAATTGGGTGGAATCGACAAGCCTGAGTTAAGTTTATATAAATGGTTATCGATTATTATGGCTACTTTATTAGCTGGAGGTGGCGTGTTTTGGGCGGCTGCCGAGCCTATGTTCCACTTTCTAACTACTCCCCCGTACCTGTCTCATTTAGGAATCGAAGCCGGTACAGAAGCAGCCATTAATCCAGCACTGGCACAAAGCTTTATGCATTGGGGATTTTTGGCTTGGGCGATATTAGGAACGATTAGTGCGGTCGTTATGATGTATGGACATTATCATAAAGGTATGCCAATGAAGCCGAGAACGCTTCTTTATCCGATTTTTGGTGAGAAAATCCGTGAAAATTGGTTCGGTACACTTGTCGATGCCTTTTCTATCATTGCTGTGGCAGCAGGAACAATCGGCCCTATTGGTTTTCTTGGTTTGCAAGCAAGTTACGGACTCCAAGAAATATTTGGCATCCCTAACGAATTTAGCACACAGGTTTTAATTATCATTGCCGTGGTTTTAATCTCGACAATATCAGCTATAACGGGTCTGTATAAAGGGATTCAGTTTTTAAGCAGCTTTAATGTTCGTCTTGCTTTAGGGTTGATGATTTTTATTGTGATTTTTGGCCCTGGAGGATTCATTATTGATCATTTCGTTTCATCGTTTGGATTCTATGTGGATCAGTTTATACCTATGAGTACATTCCGTGGCGACTCTGATTGGTTATCACTATGGACTGTGTTCTTTTGGGGATGGTTTATTGGTTATGGGCCAATGATGGCTATTCTAGTAAGTCGTATTTCACGCGGTCGTACGATTCGTGAAATCATCGTAGCTATTTCCATTTTTGCACCCATTATCTCTACTTTCTGGTTTACAATTCTTGGCGGCTCAGGTATATTCTTTGAGCTTCAGAATCCAGGATCAATCTCTGAAGCCCTAAATGCGGCAGGAAAGCCCGCAGCTATGTTTGCCATCACCGAGCAATTTCCGTTGGCAGCTATTATTTCACCTTTGTTCTTATTACTGACAATTCTGTTCGTAGTGACAACGAGTGATTCGATGTCTTATACCATTGCCATGGCCGTTACAGGTGAAGGGAATCCGAAAAAATGGCTCCGTGTTTTCTGGTCTGTCATTATGGGTGCTATTGCAGCGATTCTTCTCATTACCGGAGACAGTGGTATTACACAGTTGCAGAACTTTATTGTCGTGACAGCCGTGCCTGTATCTCTGCTATTATTGCCAATGATTTGGCTCGCCCCACGGGTTGCCAGACAAATGGCTATTGAACAGAATATAAAGAAGTAA
- the kynU gene encoding kynureninase encodes MQRLTKEVAVKLDQEDPLQQFKQEFHLPENTYYMDGNSLGLLSKRSEQALLTSLQDWKQLGINGWTEGKEPWFYLSEKLGAKTAPLIGAKPAEVINTGSITTNLHQLLATFYKPEGKKTKIVADELNFPSDIYALKSQLELHGYEPSEHLVQVKSADGYTLSEDSIIDALNDEVALVLLPSVLYRSGQLLNIEKITEAAKDRGITVGFDLAHSIGALPHELHDWGVDFAVWCTYKYLNSGPGGVGGLFVHEKHLGRKPGLAGWFSSNKDKQFDMDHDLTPAESAGAFQMGTPHILSSAPLLGSLDIFQEAGIEQVRQKSLKQTRFMMNFIEEELAQLGFTIANPEEDQRRGGHVSLIHEEAASICKALKQAHVIPDFRSPNVIRLAPIAFYTSYTDLYEVMMILKDIVKHGKQKKFKNERDTIA; translated from the coding sequence ATGCAACGTCTAACAAAAGAAGTCGCTGTGAAACTAGATCAAGAGGATCCATTACAACAGTTTAAGCAGGAGTTCCATTTACCTGAGAATACATATTATATGGACGGAAACTCCCTCGGCCTTTTATCTAAGCGGTCGGAACAAGCCTTGCTCACATCGCTCCAAGATTGGAAACAACTCGGCATTAATGGCTGGACAGAAGGTAAAGAACCATGGTTTTATCTATCAGAAAAACTCGGGGCAAAAACCGCTCCACTGATTGGTGCAAAGCCTGCAGAAGTCATTAACACGGGATCAATCACAACAAATTTACATCAACTGCTGGCTACTTTTTATAAACCTGAAGGAAAAAAGACTAAAATCGTGGCAGACGAACTGAATTTTCCATCTGATATTTATGCACTAAAGAGTCAGCTTGAGCTTCATGGCTATGAACCTTCTGAACATCTAGTTCAAGTAAAAAGTGCCGATGGTTATACCTTATCAGAAGACTCGATCATCGACGCATTGAATGATGAGGTTGCCCTTGTACTGCTGCCGTCTGTGCTTTATCGGAGCGGGCAGCTGCTCAATATTGAAAAAATTACGGAAGCCGCCAAAGACCGAGGGATTACCGTTGGCTTTGATCTAGCTCACTCTATTGGCGCCCTCCCTCACGAGCTCCATGACTGGGGTGTAGATTTTGCTGTTTGGTGTACGTACAAATATTTAAACAGCGGCCCTGGTGGTGTAGGGGGATTGTTTGTGCATGAGAAGCATCTGGGCCGAAAACCAGGTCTCGCTGGTTGGTTCAGTTCTAATAAAGACAAGCAATTCGACATGGATCACGATCTTACCCCTGCAGAAAGTGCCGGCGCTTTCCAAATGGGTACACCGCATATTTTAAGCTCAGCTCCGTTACTTGGATCACTGGACATTTTTCAAGAGGCGGGAATCGAACAAGTACGGCAAAAATCACTAAAACAGACGCGCTTTATGATGAACTTTATTGAAGAGGAATTAGCTCAGTTGGGATTTACCATAGCAAATCCTGAGGAAGATCAGCGACGTGGCGGGCATGTGAGCTTAATTCATGAAGAAGCGGCAAGCATTTGCAAAGCATTGAAGCAAGCTCATGTCATACCAGATTTTCGTTCACCGAACGTGATCCGTTTGGCGCCGATAGCTTTTTACACTTCCTACACAGACCTTTATGAGGTTATGATGATCTTAAAGGATATTGTCAAACACGGAAAACAAAAAAAGTTTAAAAATGAGCGAGACACGATTGCTTAA
- the kynB gene encoding arylformamidase, which translates to MKLIDISMTLNDSTPPWPGDEPFHYQLTASMEETGSVNIESHKGSNHIGTHVDAPFHYDNDGLKMADLDVHRFYGDALVVNMEGKDVITKEDLQAFAFEGVSKVLFRSISWEDRTHFPNNYTVIDEDVGPYLKEQGIDLIGVDTPSVDPETSESLQAHHSLYNHDILILEGIVLDHVAPGTYELMAFPLKMEQADGSPVRAVLRQK; encoded by the coding sequence ATGAAGCTGATTGACATTTCCATGACACTCAATGATTCCACACCCCCATGGCCTGGTGACGAACCTTTCCACTATCAGTTAACCGCATCCATGGAAGAAACCGGCTCTGTCAATATTGAAAGCCATAAAGGGAGCAATCACATCGGCACACATGTCGATGCACCCTTTCATTATGATAACGATGGATTAAAAATGGCTGATCTTGATGTTCATCGCTTCTACGGTGATGCACTAGTCGTCAATATGGAAGGCAAAGATGTCATTACGAAGGAAGATTTACAGGCGTTTGCGTTTGAAGGTGTGAGTAAGGTGTTGTTCCGTTCGATCAGTTGGGAGGATCGAACACATTTCCCTAATAATTATACCGTGATCGATGAGGATGTGGGCCCTTATTTAAAAGAGCAGGGCATCGATCTAATTGGTGTTGACACTCCTTCTGTTGATCCCGAGACGAGCGAGTCCTTACAAGCTCACCACTCCCTTTATAACCATGACATTCTGATCCTTGAAGGCATTGTTCTTGACCATGTCGCTCCTGGAACATATGAGCTTATGGCCTTCCCGCTCAAGATGGAGCAAGCAGATGGGAGCCCCGTCCGTGCTGTTCTTCGTCAAAAATAA
- a CDS encoding PRC-barrel domain-containing protein: protein MIHNEKTIQGYKINATDDELGKVDSLLFDDENWTVRYLVADTRKWLPGRTVLLSPISIKAVNHEEEQVSVHLTKDQVKDSPDIDTESPVSRKQEMRLNQFYGWGSYWGGPGVWGPAMYPSELFEEDFVQEPQGIGENSEESHIRSTSEVQNYEIHAEDGGIGHVESFLVDDETWKIRYIIVDTKNWKSGKKVLVAPAWITEVRWAEKRVYVSLDQKKVENAPEYDPDAPISRAYEEKLYGAYGKNPYWKE, encoded by the coding sequence GTGATTCATAATGAAAAGACAATTCAAGGCTATAAGATTAATGCAACAGACGATGAGTTGGGGAAAGTTGACTCCTTACTTTTTGATGATGAAAATTGGACGGTTCGCTACCTTGTAGCGGATACCCGGAAATGGCTTCCAGGACGAACGGTATTGCTTTCACCGATTTCCATCAAAGCAGTCAATCATGAAGAGGAACAGGTTTCTGTTCATCTCACGAAAGATCAGGTGAAAGATAGCCCCGACATCGACACTGAAAGTCCGGTCTCTCGCAAACAGGAAATGAGATTAAATCAGTTTTACGGTTGGGGAAGTTATTGGGGTGGTCCTGGTGTTTGGGGACCAGCGATGTATCCAAGTGAATTATTTGAAGAGGATTTTGTGCAGGAACCGCAAGGAATAGGCGAGAACTCAGAGGAGTCTCATATAAGAAGCACCTCGGAAGTTCAGAATTATGAAATCCACGCAGAAGACGGTGGGATCGGTCATGTTGAGAGTTTTCTTGTAGATGATGAAACGTGGAAAATCCGTTATATCATCGTTGACACAAAAAATTGGAAGTCTGGAAAGAAAGTGCTTGTTGCACCAGCATGGATTACAGAAGTGAGGTGGGCTGAAAAAAGGGTTTATGTTTCCCTAGATCAGAAAAAGGTTGAAAATGCCCCAGAATACGATCCTGACGCTCCCATCTCTAGAGCGTATGAAGAAAAACTGTACGGTGCCTACGGAAAAAACCCATACTGGAAGGAATAA
- the recQ gene encoding DNA helicase RecQ: MIEQAKSFLQEYYGFTSFRPGQEEAIQHVLQNRNTLAVMPTGGGKSLCYQIPGLTLEGTAIIISPLISLMKDQVDALSSYGIAATYINSSLSFEEQRDRIHDMKRGRYQFVYVAPERFDSSSFLSTIKQIKLSLIAFDEAHCISQWGHDFRPSYRSIVQTLYQIPNLPVIMGLTATATQEVIRDIKKLIQVTDESVVNTGFARENLSFRMIKGRDKRDFILEYLEQRPNESGIIYTATRKDADHLQNFLSKKGFSAGKYHAGMTENQRKQVQSDFVQDEITTIIATNAFGMGIDKSNVRYVIHYSMPMNIESYYQEAGRAGRDGEPGDCVLLFSGQDIHLQRFLIDQSMMGEEKKKDEYQKLQSMINYCHTHMCLQQYILDYFADPTHTEPCGKCSNCLYEGEEKDMTKEAQMVLSCVKRMGERFGAGLTAKVLRGSSDQKVLQFKFHKLTTYGILSHYTEKGLTQFINFLTAEGLLSPGEGRYPTLKLTPESVTVLKGEKPVKMLVETTTSEQEIDYDVDKFEVLRVLRKELADTANLPPYVIFSDATLKDFTIYLPMNEREMLRMKGVGEQKFEQYGEAFLEKIKPWAEEAESRPKPPASYSQPSRVKKKDPADPRPSHEISFDMWKKDEKTIEEVAELREMSAQTIENHIFRSIREGEMIDWDVWFNDVQEENVLMEYSKLDEKKLRPLKEALPEDYSYRLVKAVLVKHGYMK; this comes from the coding sequence ATGATCGAACAAGCTAAAAGTTTTTTACAAGAATATTATGGATTCACATCGTTTCGTCCTGGTCAGGAGGAAGCGATTCAACATGTTCTGCAAAATAGAAACACACTTGCTGTAATGCCAACGGGCGGAGGGAAATCGCTCTGTTATCAAATTCCCGGTCTTACTTTAGAAGGCACAGCCATCATTATTTCACCACTAATTTCTCTTATGAAAGATCAGGTTGATGCGCTTTCCTCCTACGGGATTGCGGCAACTTATATTAATAGCTCCCTGTCATTTGAAGAGCAGCGTGACCGTATTCATGACATGAAGCGCGGACGCTATCAGTTTGTTTATGTGGCCCCTGAACGCTTTGATTCCAGTTCCTTTCTATCAACGATTAAACAGATCAAACTGTCTTTAATTGCTTTTGATGAAGCCCATTGTATCTCGCAATGGGGGCATGACTTTCGGCCAAGCTATCGCTCAATCGTTCAAACGCTTTACCAAATCCCAAATCTCCCTGTCATTATGGGGTTAACGGCTACAGCGACACAAGAAGTAATCAGAGATATCAAAAAGTTGATTCAGGTGACAGATGAATCCGTTGTGAATACAGGATTCGCCCGTGAAAACTTATCTTTTCGTATGATAAAAGGACGGGATAAGCGTGATTTTATTCTTGAATATTTAGAACAGCGGCCCAATGAGTCAGGTATTATTTACACCGCTACACGAAAAGATGCTGACCACTTGCAAAACTTCCTGTCCAAGAAAGGCTTTTCTGCCGGGAAGTACCATGCTGGAATGACCGAAAATCAGCGAAAGCAAGTGCAAAGTGATTTCGTCCAGGATGAAATCACAACGATTATTGCTACAAACGCATTTGGCATGGGGATCGATAAATCGAATGTCCGCTATGTTATTCATTACTCGATGCCGATGAATATTGAGTCCTATTACCAGGAAGCCGGCCGTGCCGGGCGAGATGGTGAGCCCGGCGATTGTGTGCTGCTTTTTTCTGGGCAAGATATTCACCTGCAGCGCTTTTTAATTGACCAGTCGATGATGGGTGAAGAGAAAAAGAAGGATGAATATCAGAAACTTCAATCGATGATCAATTACTGCCATACACATATGTGCCTTCAGCAATATATTCTTGACTATTTCGCCGACCCTACTCATACCGAACCGTGCGGGAAATGCTCCAACTGCCTATATGAAGGGGAAGAGAAAGACATGACAAAGGAAGCACAAATGGTGCTATCCTGTGTTAAACGAATGGGTGAGCGATTTGGAGCAGGGTTAACGGCCAAAGTGCTTCGTGGCTCCTCTGATCAAAAAGTATTACAATTTAAATTCCATAAGCTGACAACATACGGAATTTTATCTCATTATACAGAAAAAGGACTCACGCAATTTATCAACTTTTTAACGGCGGAAGGCCTGTTGAGCCCTGGTGAGGGAAGGTATCCAACATTAAAGCTTACACCTGAATCCGTTACCGTTCTAAAAGGGGAAAAGCCCGTAAAAATGCTTGTTGAAACGACAACATCAGAGCAAGAGATCGACTATGATGTAGATAAATTTGAAGTGCTTCGAGTGTTGCGAAAAGAATTAGCTGATACTGCTAATCTGCCTCCTTACGTTATTTTCTCAGATGCTACGTTAAAGGATTTTACGATCTACCTTCCTATGAACGAAAGGGAAATGCTGAGAATGAAGGGCGTCGGCGAACAAAAGTTTGAGCAGTATGGAGAAGCCTTTCTAGAGAAAATTAAGCCGTGGGCTGAGGAAGCAGAATCACGCCCTAAGCCACCCGCTTCCTATTCCCAGCCAAGCAGGGTCAAGAAAAAGGACCCTGCCGATCCGAGGCCAAGTCATGAGATCTCTTTTGACATGTGGAAAAAGGATGAGAAGACAATTGAGGAAGTTGCGGAACTCCGAGAAATGAGTGCACAAACGATTGAAAATCATATCTTCCGGTCTATTAGAGAAGGTGAAATGATAGATTGGGATGTATGGTTTAATGATGTGCAAGAAGAGAATGTTTTAATGGAATATAGTAAATTGGATGAAAAAAAACTACGGCCGCTCAAGGAAGCACTTCCAGAGGATTACTCCTATCGGCTAGTCAAAGCTGTCCTTGTTAAACATGGGTATATGAAATAG